The window GCTACGGCGGGTCAGCGTCGGCATCCTGGCGGCGGGCCGCATACTCACGTGTCAGGCTCCTGATTCGTGTCGAGCGGAAGTTCGGCCACAACTCTACGCATCACCGCGGCCGGACCGATTTCCAGCAACGTGCTAGCACCCGGGCGGACCGCCGCCTGAAGTCAGCGTGTGCAGCGACTCCACCGCCCCGGACAGGGTGTCGACCTTGACCAGCTCCATCGAGTCGTCACGCATCGACTTGGCCTCGTCACAGTTGTCGGCCGGCACCAGGAACACCGTCGCACCGGCCTCCTGCGCGGCCATCATCTTGTGGGTGATACCGCCGATCGGCCCGACTTTGCCGTCCTCGCTGATGGTTCCGGTGCCCGCGACGAACTTCGACCCGTTGAGGTCACCGGTGGTCAGCTTGTCGATGACGGCCAGGCTGAACATCAGCCCCGCCGACGGGCCGCCGATGTTAGCCAGGTTGAAGTCGATGGTGAACGGCGCCCACGGGGCGTTGAGGACGGCCACGCCGAGGTAACCGTAGTCCCGGTCGGAGTTGTCGCCCAGGGTAATGCGTGCGGTTCCGGGCGGGGCGTTCTTGCGGCGGTAGCCGATGACGATCTCCTGGCCCGGTTTGGTGGCCTTCAGCAGGGAGGTGAACGCCTCGACATTGGCCACGGGGGTGCCGTTGACGGCGTCGATGGCGTCGCCGACCTGCAGCTTGCCCGCCGACGGGCCGGGGTCGTTGACCTTCTCCACCCGCACGGCGTCGGGGTACTTGAGGTAGCCCAGCGCGGCGTACTCAGCGCTGAACTCCGACTGCTTGAAGTCGGCGTTCTGCGATTTCTCGACATCCTCGCGGGACTTCTCCGGCGGGAAGATCAGGTCGCGGGGCACCAGCTGCTCGCGGCCCGAGGCCCACAGCGTCAGCGCCTGGCCCAGCGTCAGCCCGTCGCGTTGGGCCACCGTCGTCATGTTCAGATGCCCGGAGGTGGGGTGGGTCTGGATGCCGTCGATGGCCACCACCTGCTTGCCGTCCACCTCGCCGAGGGTGTCGAATGTCGGGCCGGGCCCCAGCGACACGTAGGGGACCGTCACGACCGCCAGCAGCACGCCGAAGACCACGATCGGCACCAGGGCCGCCATCAGCGTCAGAATCCGCCTGTTCACGCCGCCAAGACTAGACGGACCGCTTCAGTGGCCCGGTTCACTGACAGCTGATCTCCCAGTGCCCGAGCGCGCACCCGGGGTGAGTACGGTTGAGGTATGGCTGACCTGCCCTTCGGCTTCTCCGCCGGCGACGACCCCGACCGCGACGAGCCGAAGAAGGACCGTGACCCCGGCGCCAACGACCCGTTCGGGTTCGGCGGCGGCAACTTCAACGCGGGCGACCTCGGTCAGATCTTCACCCAGCTCGGCCAGATGTTCACCGGCGCGGGCTCCGCCGTGGCCGGCGGCGGCTCGGGTCCGGTGAACTACGACCTGGCCCGCCAGCTGGCGTCGAACTCGATCGGATTCGTCGCGCCGATCCCGGCCGGCACCGCCTCGGCCGTCGCCGACGCCGTGCACCTCGCCGACACCTGGCTCGACGGCGCCACCGCGCTGCCCGCCGGCGCGGTCAAGGCCGTCGCCTGGACGCCCAACGAGTGGGTCGACAACACCCTGGACACCTGGAAACGGCTGTGCGACCCGATGGCCGAGCAGATCTCCTCGGTCTGGGTCTCGGCACTGCCCGAGGAGGCCAAGGCGATCGCCGGGCCGCTGATGGCGATGATGACCCAGATGGGCGGCATGGCGTTCGGCTCGCAGCTGGGCCAGGCGCTGGGCAAGCTGTCCCGTGAGGTCCTGACGTCGACCGACATCGGCCTGCCGTTGGGCCCCAAGGGTGTGGCCGCGCTGCTGCCGCAGGCGATCGAGGAGCTCTCGGAGGGGCTCGAGCAGCCGCGCAGCGAGGTCATGACCTTCCTGGCCGCCCGCGAGGCGGCACATCACCGGCTGTTCAGCCACGTGCCGTGGTTGTCGAGCCAGCTGCTCAACGCCGTCGAGTCCTACGCCCGCGGCATGAAGATCGACATGAGCGGGATCGAGGAACTGGCACAGGGTTTCAACCCCGCCTCGCTGGCTGACCCGGCGGCGATGGAACAGCTGCTCAGCCAGGGCATGTTCGAACCGAAGGCCACCCCCGAGCAGACCGCTGCCCTGGAGCGCCTGGAGACCATGCTGGCCCTCGTCGAGGGCTGGGTGCAGACCGTGGTCAGCGCCGCACTCGGTGACCGCATCCCGGGCACCGCGGCGCTCTCGGAGATGCAGCGGCGCCGGCGGGCCAGCGCCGGGCCGGCCGAGCAGACCTTCGCCACCCTGGTGGGCTTGGAACTGCGCCCGCGCAAGATGCGCGAGGCCGCCGCGTTGTGGGAGCGGTTGACCCAGGCCGCCGGCATCGACACCCGCGACGCGGTATGGCAGCACCCCGACCTGCTGCCCCGCTCGGGGGACCTCGACGATCCGGCGGCGTTCATCGACCGGGTAATCGGCGGCGACACCAGCGCGCTGGATATCGACGCGGCGATCGAGGAGTTCCAGAGGCAGACAGAGTCCGGGGAGGACGACAGCAAGCCCAACTCCGGGGATGGGCCTGTGGATAGCTGAACCCTCGCGCGACGCCCCGATGCGACGCTCGCTGTCGTGAGTCGGCTCTATGCGCTCGACCCGGCGATGCCGGTACTGCTACGACCCGACGGCGCGGTGCAGGTCGGCTGGAACCCGCGGCGCGCCGTCCTGGTCCATCCACCCGACGGGGTGACGCCGGTGGGACTGGCCGCCGTGCTGCGCGGGATGCAGGTTCCGACGGGCCTGGATGCGTTGCAGCGGCTGGCCGGCGCCCATGGACTGCACGACCCGTCGGCACTCGACGACATGCTCGCGGCGCTGGTGGCCGCCGGCGTGGTGCACCGCCGCACCCGTGCGGCCACACCGCGCGCCCTGTCGATCCGGGTGCACGGCACTGGTCCGCTGTCGGATCTGCTGCTCGACGCGCTGCGGTGTTCCGGAGCGCGGGTGGCGCACAGCAGCCACGCCAACGCCGTCGTCTCCAGCTCCGGCGTCGACATGGTGGTGCTCTCTGACTATCTGGTGGTCGACCCGCGGCTGCTGCGCGACCTGCATGCCGTCGGTGTGCCGCACCTGCCGGTGCGGGTGCGTGACGGCACCGGCCTGGTGGGCCCGTTGGTGATTCCCGGGGTGACGAGCTGTCTGGCGTGCGCCGATCTGCACCGGGTCGACCGGGATGCCGCCTGGCCCGCGGTGGCCGCCCAGCTTCGCGACGTGATCGGATGCGCCGACCGGCCGACAGTGCTGGGCACCGCCGCGGTGGCGCTGGGCCAGCTGCAGCGCATCATCACCGCGGTGCGCGGCCCGGATGCGCCCGGCGCGCCGCCATCCACCCTCAACACCACGTTGGAAGTCGACGTGAGCAGGAACACAATCCTGGCCCGTCGCTGGTCGCGGCATCCCCGCTGCCATTGCTGACATCGGCGGTTGCCGCGGTGGCGGTGTCGGGGATGATGGTGGAGTGGCTGACATCAAGCGCGGGCGAGCCGCCCGCAACGCGAAGCTGGCCAGCATCCCGGCCGGCTTCGTGGGCAGGGCTGCGCTGGGCTTCGGAAAACGGCTGACCGGAAAGTCGCGGGACGAGGTCAACGCCGAGCTGATGGAGAAGGCCGCCAATCAGTTGTTCTCCGTCCTGGGCGAGCTCAAGGGCGGCGCGATGAAGGTCGGCCAGGCGCTGTCGGTGATGGAGGCTGCCGTCCCCGAAGAGTTCGGCGAGCCCTACCGCGAGGCGCTGACCAAGCTTCAGAAGGACGCCCCACCGCTGCCCGCGGCCAAGGTGCACCGGGTGCTCGACGGCCAGCTGGGCACCAAGTGGCGCACCCGGTTCAGTTCCTTCGACGACCAGCCGGTGGCCTCGGCCAGCATCGGCCAGGTGCACCGGGCGGTGTGGCACGACGGCCGCGACGTCGCGGTCAAGATCCAGTACCCGGGCGCCGACGAGGCGCTGCGCGCCGACCTCAAGACCATGCAGCGCATGGTCAGCGTGTTCAAGCAGCTCTCCCCTGGTGCCGACGTCCGGGGTGTGGTCGACGAATTGATCGAGCGCACCGAGATGGAGCTGGACTACCGGTTGGAGGCCGAGAACCAGCGCGCCTTCGCCAAGGCCTACGCCGGTGATCCGCATTTCCTGGTGCCGCACGTGGTGGCGAGTTCACCGAAGGTGATGATCACCGACTGGACCGACGGCGTGCCGATGGCCCAGATCATCCGCTCGGGCACGGTCGATCAGCGAGACCTATGCGGCACAAGGCTTCTCGAGTTGACGTTCGGCGCCCCGGCGCGGGTCGGGATGATGCACGGGGATGCCCACCCCGGCAACTTCATGCTCCTCGACGACGGCCGGATGGCCGTGATCGACTTCGGCGCGGTGGCCCCGCTGCCCGACGGGCTGCCGGTCGAGCTCGGGATGATCATCCGGCTGGCCCGCGACAAGAACTACGACCTGCTGCTGCCGACCATGGAGAAGGTGGGCTTCATCCAGAAAGGCGAGCAGGTGCCGCCCAAGGAGATCGACGACATGCTGCGCCAGTACGTCGAGCCGATCCAGGTCGAGGTCTTCCACTACACCCGCAAATGGCTGCAGAAGATGGCCGCGGTCAACATGTCCGGCTCGGTGGAGCAGATCAAGACGGCGCGGCAGATGGATCTGCCTGCCAAGCTGGCGATGCCGCTGCGGGTGATCGCCTCGATCGTGGCGATCTCGGCGCAGCTCGACGCGCACGTGCCGGTGCGGGCATTGGCCGAGCAGCTGATCCCCGGCTTCGCCGAACCCGAACCCGTGCACTGACGGGCCCGGATCCGGCGGGGACTGCCTAGGCTGCGATCGCGTCCTTACGGGGACGGCCCCGCGGGCGCTTGCGCGCCACCACGGTGCCGCGTTCGACAATCTCGCCGCCCCAAACGCCCCACGGCTCACCGCGATCCAATGCGGCGGCAAGACATTGCCGGCGGATCGGGCATTGCCCGCAGAGCACCTTGGCGCGCTCGAGGTCGACGGGGCTTTGAGCGAACCACAGGTCGGGGTCTCCGACGTGGCACGGCAACACCGGCAGTTTTTCCTTTCGGACTGTCAGTGCCGACATGTCCGTTCACCTGCTTCCTGGTCGTGTCGCTTACGTATCTCTTCTTCGGATCCGGACCAGGAGTCTTGGGGAAAACTACGGCCACGGATCCTTTGACTTCGGGTCCGTGGCCAGTGGCTGTGTCTGGGAGCTTTCCTAGATGAAGCTCCTGTCCACGGACGCGAGGGTCGGGGCGGCGTTGGCGCGACGCTTGCGCTGGGCCGCCGCGGCGGCGTGGGCCGCCACGATGGCGCGGAGGGTCCACGCGCGATGCACCATGCCAGCTACGCCGTTGTCACCGGTGTAGATGTCCATCGTTCGACCCTCCTCTCATCACGTCGCCTGCGAGCCATCGATCGGCGCAGGATTACGCTCCCGAGGCTAGAACCTACACGATTTCGCCACAAGCGATTTTCTGACCAGGGCTTTGCCGCGGGAAACATGCGTCGGCGCACGCACCACGATTGGGGGTCTCGCGCTTTGGCGGGGTCCCCCGAACGCCGCTCCCCGCAGCGGGGCTGACAAACCGTAACCGGGTCGACACGGTCACGGTGTCGGGCGATCCGAAGTTCGAGGAGAAGTTGGTCGATGTCGTTCGGTGCCCGACCTGATCGCCTCCGTCCAGGAGCACATCGACACTGTCAGCTAATTGAGGGACACACCACTGGTGCCACGGCTCAGATAACCCTGCCTGGAAACCCGGTCAACGCTGTTGGCGAGTTCCCGACAGTCGGCGCCCAGGCGCCCGAATTCAGCCTCACCGGCACCGGCCTCGGTGACGTCACCAAGACGGACAGTTCGCCGGAAAGGCATTGGTGCTCAACATCTTTCCGACCGTCTACACCGCGGTCTGCGCCACCAGCGTGCGGACGTTCAACGAGTGCGCCGCGGCCACCGGTGTACTGCGAGGGCATCGAGAACGTCGTCTCGGCGTCGGCCTTCCGCAGCAGCTTCGACGAGGATGAGCTGCTGATCAATTCGCCGATGCTGCCCAAACTGGTGAAGGCATTAGCTATTGGCGGGCGCGCACCAGGTCGAGCACGTCGGGCCCGAACTGTTCGAGCTTGCGCGCACCGATACCCGGAATCGCGACCAGCGCGGCGTCGTCGGTGGGCAGTGACTCCGCGATGGCGATCAGCGTGTTGTCGGTGAACACCACGTAGGCGGGCACTTTCAACTCCTTGGCGACCCGCAGCCGCCAGTCCTTGAGCTGAGCCAGCAGTTCGTCGTCGATATCCACCGAGCAGGATTCGCAGCGGCGCAACATGATTGCCGGTGGCGTGCTCAGCACGGCGTTGCAGACCCGGCAGCGGGGGGTGGCACCGCGTTGGCGGCGCGGCTTGTTCGGCGTCGGCTCGGCCCGGGTCTGCGGGGCGATGCCGTTGAGGAACCGCGACGGCCGGCGGCCCTGCCGACCACCCGGCGCGCGAGCCAGCGCCCAGCTGAGCTCTAAATGCGTTCGCGCCCTGGTGATTCCGACATAGAGGAGCCGACGCTCCTCCTCCACCGCCTCACTGTCCGGGCCGTGGGCCAGGGCATGCGAGATCGGTAGGGTGCCGTCGGCGAGCCCGACGAGGAACACCGCATCCCACTCCAGACCTTTGGCCGCGTGCAGCGAGGCCAGGGCGACGCCCTGTACCACCGGTGGGTGGCGGGCGTCGGCGCGCAACCGCAACTCGGCCATCAACGA is drawn from Candidatus Mycolicibacterium alkanivorans and contains these coding sequences:
- a CDS encoding macrolide-binding ATPase MABP-1; translated protein: MGGCRGGGVGDDGGVADIKRGRAARNAKLASIPAGFVGRAALGFGKRLTGKSRDEVNAELMEKAANQLFSVLGELKGGAMKVGQALSVMEAAVPEEFGEPYREALTKLQKDAPPLPAAKVHRVLDGQLGTKWRTRFSSFDDQPVASASIGQVHRAVWHDGRDVAVKIQYPGADEALRADLKTMQRMVSVFKQLSPGADVRGVVDELIERTEMELDYRLEAENQRAFAKAYAGDPHFLVPHVVASSPKVMITDWTDGVPMAQIIRSGTVDQRDLCGTRLLELTFGAPARVGMMHGDAHPGNFMLLDDGRMAVIDFGAVAPLPDGLPVELGMIIRLARDKNYDLLLPTMEKVGFIQKGEQVPPKEIDDMLRQYVEPIQVEVFHYTRKWLQKMAAVNMSGSVEQIKTARQMDLPAKLAMPLRVIASIVAISAQLDAHVPVRALAEQLIPGFAEPEPVH
- a CDS encoding YlbL family protein, with product MNRRILTLMAALVPIVVFGVLLAVVTVPYVSLGPGPTFDTLGEVDGKQVVAIDGIQTHPTSGHLNMTTVAQRDGLTLGQALTLWASGREQLVPRDLIFPPEKSREDVEKSQNADFKQSEFSAEYAALGYLKYPDAVRVEKVNDPGPSAGKLQVGDAIDAVNGTPVANVEAFTSLLKATKPGQEIVIGYRRKNAPPGTARITLGDNSDRDYGYLGVAVLNAPWAPFTIDFNLANIGGPSAGLMFSLAVIDKLTTGDLNGSKFVAGTGTISEDGKVGPIGGITHKMMAAQEAGATVFLVPADNCDEAKSMRDDSMELVKVDTLSGAVESLHTLTSGGGPPGC
- a CDS encoding cyclodehydratase, producing the protein MPVLLRPDGAVQVGWNPRRAVLVHPPDGVTPVGLAAVLRGMQVPTGLDALQRLAGAHGLHDPSALDDMLAALVAAGVVHRRTRAATPRALSIRVHGTGPLSDLLLDALRCSGARVAHSSHANAVVSSSGVDMVVLSDYLVVDPRLLRDLHAVGVPHLPVRVRDGTGLVGPLVIPGVTSCLACADLHRVDRDAAWPAVAAQLRDVIGCADRPTVLGTAAVALGQLQRIITAVRGPDAPGAPPSTLNTTLEVDVSRNTILARRWSRHPRCHC
- a CDS encoding zinc-dependent metalloprotease; translation: MADLPFGFSAGDDPDRDEPKKDRDPGANDPFGFGGGNFNAGDLGQIFTQLGQMFTGAGSAVAGGGSGPVNYDLARQLASNSIGFVAPIPAGTASAVADAVHLADTWLDGATALPAGAVKAVAWTPNEWVDNTLDTWKRLCDPMAEQISSVWVSALPEEAKAIAGPLMAMMTQMGGMAFGSQLGQALGKLSREVLTSTDIGLPLGPKGVAALLPQAIEELSEGLEQPRSEVMTFLAAREAAHHRLFSHVPWLSSQLLNAVESYARGMKIDMSGIEELAQGFNPASLADPAAMEQLLSQGMFEPKATPEQTAALERLETMLALVEGWVQTVVSAALGDRIPGTAALSEMQRRRRASAGPAEQTFATLVGLELRPRKMREAAALWERLTQAAGIDTRDAVWQHPDLLPRSGDLDDPAAFIDRVIGGDTSALDIDAAIEEFQRQTESGEDDSKPNSGDGPVDS
- a CDS encoding WhiB family transcriptional regulator translates to MSALTVRKEKLPVLPCHVGDPDLWFAQSPVDLERAKVLCGQCPIRRQCLAAALDRGEPWGVWGGEIVERGTVVARKRPRGRPRKDAIAA